Proteins co-encoded in one Oncorhynchus masou masou isolate Uvic2021 chromosome 22, UVic_Omas_1.1, whole genome shotgun sequence genomic window:
- the LOC135509373 gene encoding choline kinase alpha-like isoform X2 gives MKTKFINGVSSSPSMALGLLVTENALEVQPDTEDECKEIIRPDEPDQDTKRKAYLWCKDFLHGAWKTVTEEDFQISIIRGGLSNKLFLCALPDIQTSVGDEPRNVLLRLYGAILQGAEAMVLESVMFAILAERELGPKLFGIFPQGRLEQFVPSRKLDTDELSMPSISAEIAEKMAKFHGMRMPFNKEPKWLFGTIDKYLNQVMRLTFTRESHMLKFARLMSCNLPQEMEDLKSLLDSSHSPVVFCHNDCQEGNILLLSGCEGTDRQKLMLIDFEYSSYNYRGFDIGNHFCEWMYDYTNDKFPFFHVNSNNYPTKAQQLHFIGSYLSETEQGFENHSAEDQMKLKEELFVEANRFALASHFFWGLWSMIQARISTIEFGYMEYAMARFDAYFEQKRSLGV, from the exons ATGAAGACAAAATTTATCAACGGGGTGTCATCCTCCCCTTCTATGGCATTGGGTTTGTTGGTAACTGAAAACGCACTTGAGGTCCAGCCAGACACTGAGGATGAATGCAAGGAAATCATCCGGCCGGATGAGCCCGACCAGGACACGAAGCGCAAGGCGTATTTATGGTGCAAAGATTTTCTCCACGGTGCGTGGAAAACGGTGACAGAAGAGGATTTTCAAATCAGCATAATAAG GGGTGGCCTCAGCAACAAGCTCTTCCTCTGCGCCCTACCCGACATCCAAACCAGTGTAGGTGATGAACCCCGCAACGTCCTCTTGCGTCTGTATGGAGCTATTCTACAG GGTGCTGAGGCCATGGTGCTGGAGAGTGTGATGTTTGCCATTCTGGCTGAGCGGGAGCTTGGGCCCAAACTATTTGGCATCTTCCCTCAGGGCAGACTGGAGCAGTTTGTCCCA AGTCGTAAACTGGACACGGATGAGCTGAGCATGCCTAGCATATCTGCTGAAATAGCTGAGAAGATGGCCAAGTTCCATGGTATGAGGATGCCTTTCAACAAGGAGCCCAAATGGCTGTTTGGAACTATTGACAA GTACCTGAACCAGGTGATGAGACTCACCTTCACCAGGGAGTCCCACATGCTCAAGTTTGCCCGTCTGATGAGCTGTAACCTGCCCCAGGAGATGGAGGATCTCAA gtCTTTGCTGGACTCCAGTCATTCCCCTGTGGTTTTCTGCCACAATGACTGTCAAGAAG GAAATATCCTTCTACTCAGTGGTTGTGAAGGCACTGACAGACAGAAGCTCATGCTGATTGACTTTGAATACAGCAGCTACAACTACAG GGGATTTGACATAGGAAACCACTTCTGTGAATGGATGTATGACTATACAAATGACAAGTTCCCATTTTTCCATGTCAACTCAAATAATTATCCCACTAAAGCCCAACAG CTACATTTCATTGGAAGCTACCTGTCAGAGACTGAGCAGGGATTTGAGAATCACAGCGCTGAAGACCAGATGAAACTCAAAGAGGAGCTGTTTGTGGAAGCCAACAG GTTTGCTCTGGCTTCGCACTTCTTCTGGGGTCTGTGGTCGATGATCCAGGCGAGAATCTCCACCATTGAGTTTGGGTACATG GAGTATGCCATGGCCAGGTTTGATGCATACTTTGAGCAGAAACGGAGCTTGGGGGTCTAA
- the LOC135509373 gene encoding choline kinase alpha-like isoform X1 produces the protein MKTKFINGVSSSPSMALGLLVTENALEVQPDTEDECKEIIRPDEPDQDTKRKAYLWCKDFLHGAWKTVTEEDFQISIIRGGLSNKLFLCALPDIQTSVGDEPRNVLLRLYGAILQMSCNKGEPRQSNKENLFQGAEAMVLESVMFAILAERELGPKLFGIFPQGRLEQFVPSRKLDTDELSMPSISAEIAEKMAKFHGMRMPFNKEPKWLFGTIDKYLNQVMRLTFTRESHMLKFARLMSCNLPQEMEDLKSLLDSSHSPVVFCHNDCQEGNILLLSGCEGTDRQKLMLIDFEYSSYNYRGFDIGNHFCEWMYDYTNDKFPFFHVNSNNYPTKAQQLHFIGSYLSETEQGFENHSAEDQMKLKEELFVEANRFALASHFFWGLWSMIQARISTIEFGYMEYAMARFDAYFEQKRSLGV, from the exons ATGAAGACAAAATTTATCAACGGGGTGTCATCCTCCCCTTCTATGGCATTGGGTTTGTTGGTAACTGAAAACGCACTTGAGGTCCAGCCAGACACTGAGGATGAATGCAAGGAAATCATCCGGCCGGATGAGCCCGACCAGGACACGAAGCGCAAGGCGTATTTATGGTGCAAAGATTTTCTCCACGGTGCGTGGAAAACGGTGACAGAAGAGGATTTTCAAATCAGCATAATAAG GGGTGGCCTCAGCAACAAGCTCTTCCTCTGCGCCCTACCCGACATCCAAACCAGTGTAGGTGATGAACCCCGCAACGTCCTCTTGCGTCTGTATGGAGCTATTCTACAG ATGTCCTGTAATAAGGGGGAGCCCAGACAGTCAAACAAAGAAAATCTCTTTCAA GGTGCTGAGGCCATGGTGCTGGAGAGTGTGATGTTTGCCATTCTGGCTGAGCGGGAGCTTGGGCCCAAACTATTTGGCATCTTCCCTCAGGGCAGACTGGAGCAGTTTGTCCCA AGTCGTAAACTGGACACGGATGAGCTGAGCATGCCTAGCATATCTGCTGAAATAGCTGAGAAGATGGCCAAGTTCCATGGTATGAGGATGCCTTTCAACAAGGAGCCCAAATGGCTGTTTGGAACTATTGACAA GTACCTGAACCAGGTGATGAGACTCACCTTCACCAGGGAGTCCCACATGCTCAAGTTTGCCCGTCTGATGAGCTGTAACCTGCCCCAGGAGATGGAGGATCTCAA gtCTTTGCTGGACTCCAGTCATTCCCCTGTGGTTTTCTGCCACAATGACTGTCAAGAAG GAAATATCCTTCTACTCAGTGGTTGTGAAGGCACTGACAGACAGAAGCTCATGCTGATTGACTTTGAATACAGCAGCTACAACTACAG GGGATTTGACATAGGAAACCACTTCTGTGAATGGATGTATGACTATACAAATGACAAGTTCCCATTTTTCCATGTCAACTCAAATAATTATCCCACTAAAGCCCAACAG CTACATTTCATTGGAAGCTACCTGTCAGAGACTGAGCAGGGATTTGAGAATCACAGCGCTGAAGACCAGATGAAACTCAAAGAGGAGCTGTTTGTGGAAGCCAACAG GTTTGCTCTGGCTTCGCACTTCTTCTGGGGTCTGTGGTCGATGATCCAGGCGAGAATCTCCACCATTGAGTTTGGGTACATG GAGTATGCCATGGCCAGGTTTGATGCATACTTTGAGCAGAAACGGAGCTTGGGGGTCTAA